The nucleotide window AATAACGTGTTGAATGTCATCAATCCCGGTGTTGCAAACTGGACATTGCAGAAGGACTGGAATGTGTCTTACGGCTAAGACTCCTATGCACGGtagtaccccccccccccccccccccccccccccccccccgagcacCTTCCACCCAAAGTGTTTTATTTTCCTTGTCAAAGTTGTTTCCATATGGAGTTTAAGTGAACGCTACCCTGTCCGACCTGGCTATTTGGCTCCCAAACCGATGGTTAAACTCTGCGTGGTACGCCGATCAAACCGAGAAGGTTCCTGACCTTGTATAATGCCACACCACAAGATCTTCCATGGCCTCCTTCCGGAGAGGAATTTGACATCAACCGGTTTAAAGACATAGCTAATAAGTTCTAGATCCCACTGTCCTGTGTGAGGGTCTATAATTTCCTCCACTAGGTGTGTTATAACATTGTTCCTGCTCTAGGTGTTATAACCTTTCTTGATGCACTAGAAGGAATCCAAGGATCATCCCAAATATTTATTTGCGAGCCCGTTCCAACCCGCCATACACAACCTCTCTTGAAAGTCTGAATTCCAGCCACAATAGTTTGCCAAGTAAACGACGACCCTTTCTTTGGTCCAGCCTTGTATTCCTAATATAGCACCATTGAGCTAACCCTTttacatgatgcaaagatgaaagtGTAAGGGGAATGCTACATATATATGGGTCCACCGTGCAGGTGGGCTAGTTATAACTCATATTAGGCCAGGGTGTTACACTAATTAACTTTTCTCATGTGATTGTTCATAAACATGTATTCCCTTTCTCCAGGTACACATGCTAGACTTTGTGATTCTTTGTACGGGAAGGTTTAGCAATTATCCCAGCATACCCAAATTCCCTCCCGGTAGAGGCCCAGAAGCATTTGATGGGAAAGTGATCCACTCCATGGACTACTCCAAAATGGGTAGCGAGAAAGCTAAGGAGATGATCAAGGACAAGTGTGTGACTGTTGTTGGCTATGGAAATTCAGCCCTTGACATTGCTAATGAATGTGCAACTATAAATGGTAAAAATATTCAATCCTCAATTAAACATACCTTgtttctctcggttaatgaaatTTAAACATTCTTATGTCCATTTTTCTAAAGCATTCCAATGTATTGCCTATCATGCTTATATAATCTTCATCTCTATAGTTGCCTAGATAAAAACGAAACATTGTGATTATATTTTTATAACGTTCTATTTTAATTGTTATTTAGGTACGGAGAAACCATGCACAATGGTAGTCCGAACCAAGCAATGGATCATACCGAACTTCTATGCTTGGGGTATTAACATATCAAATTTTTATCTAACTCGTTTTGCTGAACTCCTTATTCACAAGCCCGGTGAAGGTTTCCTTCTTAGCATATTAGCTACCGTCTTGACTCCATTGGTACTACAACATGTTTCCATTTTATATAATTCATAATCTTAATATTATTCGAAGTGTAAATGGTTTTGTTTTAGACTAATTTCAGACATGTGTGTTGTTCCTTTGTGTGTGAGAAGAGGTTGATGATTTCAAAGTTTGCTGAGAGCTACTACTCCATTCCAATGAAGAAACATGAGATGGTGCCTGACCATAGCTTTTTTGAGGGGATGGTGGGATGTATGCTTTCCACTACACCCAAGGATCATTACAAGAATTTAGAGGAAGGCATCATAGTTATTAAAAAGTCAAAGACCTTCGGCTTTTGCAAAGAAGGCGTGCTTGTTGAAGGTGAATCTACGTTGGTAAAGAGTGACATAGTTATATTCGGAACAGGATTCAATGGTGATGAAAACATCAAGGACATGTTCATATCAAAGTACTTTCATGCTATTGTCGTTGGCTCAACATCCACGACAACACCACTTTATAGGTCATCACTTTGCTAGACATATTTTTTTACATACTTTAAGTCTTTATTGAATAATTTATTTGATTATTGTTTCACAGGGAGTGCATACATCCTAAGATTCCACAACTTGCGGTCATCGGATATTCTGACAACTACGCGAATGTCTACACATCGGAACTGCGGTCTAAGTGGCTAGCATATTTCATGGATGGTGGATTTAGATTACCAACTGTTAAAGCAATGCAGAGGGATGTCCTTGAATGTGAAAAGGTCATGAAGCGTTACTCTCGTGAAGAATCCCGTACACCGTGCATTGGACTTCTTCCTACTTGGTACAATGATAGATTATGTGAAGACATGGGATGCAACCCAAGAAGGAAGAATGGATTTTTTGCCGAATTATTTGAGTCCTACGGTCCCGATGATTATAATGATCTTCACCCTAAGTAAGAGTAGATCTTTAGCCATTTTTTCTATGGGGCTTAATTACTAGTAACTGCTTGTTCAACTCTGTGTATGATTTTTGTCTATACTATACTTCCTGTTGCCATATAGTATGTCATAACATGTTCAATAAAACCACTTGTAGTTTTCCCCATGGTTGTATAATATAGATGGACAGATATGCTAACTCTGGGATCCTATCATAATTAGAATGTATTTTCCTATTTTGTTTGGGGATGACATATTGTATGATATCGAAGACTGATAATTTGCTACGAATGAATATGCCTCTATAAAAAGGCTTACAGACCCCTACCGGAGCCTTAAGACATTTCAATTGCCATTATCTGAAAATCTAGCTTTATATATGCAATCTAGTTCATGTAATCTTTAATCATACATATCAATTACACTTGTAGCACAAGTAGGCCTACTATCCATGTTAAGGTCCAAACTTGGGAAACCTCTATGACTTTGTTGTTTCTGAAGTGATCCCGGATTCCTTGCCTCATCTCTACTCGCCTCCCTGACTCATCGCACGATCCCGAGATCAACAGTAAATTAATCCTTGATACTTGTCATCCATCACGGATTTCGTCCATAACTTAGTCCACCTCTCTCCAGATAATGCCtagcatcttcgtcaccagcaaAATGTTTCTATTCCAGCTTCCACACCTTACTATGGCGGGGCTACACAATGATGGTACTGAGGCGGCGTGCCTCACAAAGAAAGTCATTGTAGGTGTGA belongs to Triticum urartu cultivar G1812 chromosome 7, Tu2.1, whole genome shotgun sequence and includes:
- the LOC125518593 gene encoding probable flavin-containing monooxygenase 1 isoform X2, whose protein sequence is MGLENKSVAIVGAGVSGLAACKHLLERGCRPVVFEAGDAVGGVWPNAMEGTRLQAPRHMYRYSDFPWPDSVTEMFPNQRQVADYLHAYARRFGVLDCVRLGHRVTSMDYVGVAEEEVVAWEQWAGCGEAFGSGDGEWRLTVADAEGHTEVHMLDFVILCTGRFSNYPSIPKFPPGRGPEAFDGKVIHSMDYSKMGSEKAKEMIKDKCVTVVGYGNSALDIANECATINGTEKPCTMVVRTKQWIIPNFYAWGINISNFYLTRFAELLIHKPGEGFLLSILATVLTPLRLMISKFAESYYSIPMKKHEMVPDHSFFEGMVGCMLSTTPKDHYKNLEEGIIVIKKSKTFGFCKEGVLVEGESTLVKSDIVIFGTGFNGDENIKDMFISKYFHAIVVGSTSTTTPLYRECIHPKIPQLAVIGYSDNYANVYTSELRSKWLAYFMDGGFRLPTVKAMQRDVLECEKVMKRYSREESRTPCIGLLPTWYNDRLCEDMGCNPRRKNGFFAELFESYGPDDYNDLHPK
- the LOC125518593 gene encoding probable flavin-containing monooxygenase 1 isoform X1, whose translation is MGLENKSVAIVGAGVSGLAACKHLLERGCRPVVFEAGDAVGGVWPNAMEGTRLQAPRHMYRYSDFPWPDSVTEMFPNQRQVADYLHAYARRFGVLDCVRLGHRVTSMDYVGVAEEEVVAWEQWAGCGEAFGSGDGEWRLTVADAEGHTEVHMLDFVILCTGRFSNYPSIPKFPPGRGPEAFDGKVIHSMDYSKMGSEKAKEMIKDKCVTVVGYGNSALDIANECATINGTEKPCTMVVRTKQWIIPNFYAWGINISNFYLTRFAELLIHKPGEGFLLSILATVLTPLTNFRHVCCSFVCEKRLMISKFAESYYSIPMKKHEMVPDHSFFEGMVGCMLSTTPKDHYKNLEEGIIVIKKSKTFGFCKEGVLVEGESTLVKSDIVIFGTGFNGDENIKDMFISKYFHAIVVGSTSTTTPLYRECIHPKIPQLAVIGYSDNYANVYTSELRSKWLAYFMDGGFRLPTVKAMQRDVLECEKVMKRYSREESRTPCIGLLPTWYNDRLCEDMGCNPRRKNGFFAELFESYGPDDYNDLHPK